The following proteins come from a genomic window of Nostoc sp. ATCC 53789:
- the grpE gene encoding nucleotide exchange factor GrpE, which translates to MMDENKQINNTSQQLGEPTEVKQAMKSDFPAQINFNESDSEVTEQVSAQTNVSGDAATFNPETGVAATENTGVETAALAELTQQIESLKTQLEERSTQYMRIAADFENYRKRTSKEKEELETQMKRNTILELLPVVDNFERARSHLKPQSDGEMTMHKSYQGVYKQLVDSLKRLGVSPMRPEGQEFDPNLHEAVMREPTDEHPEGTVLEELVRGYYLGERVLRHAMVKVAAPKEDTPSTEEDQSSPANS; encoded by the coding sequence ATGATGGATGAAAATAAACAGATAAACAATACTAGCCAGCAATTGGGTGAACCAACAGAGGTAAAGCAAGCAATGAAGAGTGACTTCCCAGCCCAAATTAATTTCAATGAATCTGATAGCGAGGTGACAGAGCAAGTGTCAGCCCAAACTAATGTATCGGGAGATGCAGCTACTTTCAATCCAGAAACTGGTGTTGCTGCAACCGAGAACACTGGAGTGGAAACGGCAGCTTTGGCAGAACTCACTCAACAAATTGAGTCTCTCAAAACGCAGCTAGAAGAGCGCAGTACTCAATATATGCGGATTGCTGCTGATTTTGAGAATTACCGGAAACGTACTAGCAAAGAAAAAGAAGAGCTAGAGACGCAGATGAAGCGGAACACGATTCTAGAATTGCTGCCAGTGGTCGATAATTTTGAGCGGGCGCGATCGCACCTCAAACCTCAATCTGATGGCGAAATGACCATGCACAAAAGCTACCAAGGTGTTTACAAACAATTAGTAGATAGCCTGAAGCGGTTGGGTGTGTCACCAATGCGTCCTGAAGGTCAAGAATTTGATCCTAACCTGCACGAAGCAGTAATGCGGGAACCTACGGATGAACATCCTGAAGGAACAGTGTTAGAAGAGTTAGTGCGCGGATATTACTTGGGCGAACGTGTGCTACGCCATGCAATGGTCAAAGTAGCTGCTCCAAAGGAAGATACACCTTCTACGGAGGAAGATCAGTCGAGTCCAGCCAACAGTTAA
- the dnaK gene encoding molecular chaperone DnaK, which yields MGKVIGIDLGTTNSCVAVLEGGQPLVISNSEGGRTTPSIVGFGKSGDRLVGQLAKRQAVTNAENTIYSIKRFIGRRWEETDIERERVPYNCVKGRDDTVDVQIRSKNYTPQELSAMILQKLKQDAENFLGEEVTQAVITVPAYFTDAQRQATKDAGTIAGLEVLRIINEPTAAALAFGLEKQDQEQLILVFDLGGGTFDVSILQLGDGVFEVKATCGNNHLGGDDFDNAIVLWLMERFQQDEKINLSQDKMALQRLREAAEKAKIELSSMVNTSINLPFITSDETGPKHLEMELSRSKFEELAGQLIEATIEPMIQALKDADLKPSAIDRIILVGGSTRIPAVQNALIKFFNGKAPDRSINPDEAVALGAAIQAGVLGGEVDNLLLLDVTPLSLGIETLGEVFTKIIERNTTIPTSKSQIFSTAVDGQTSVEIHILQGERAMSRDNKSLGKFLLAGIPPSPRGVPQIEVSFEIDVNGILKVSAQDKGTGREQSIRITNTGGLSTNEVERMRQEAELFSEEDRRRKELVELKNQADNLLFSYESTIKDNSNFIGDQMKTLASEKVSQLQAAMIDSSISTVEFKQRLDDFQQTLFAIGADVYNRANSQADEIEEASASLFTPEVDSPMNGTLIPQFNFDFDEESTAQVDYEAID from the coding sequence ATGGGAAAAGTTATTGGAATCGACTTAGGCACTACTAATAGTTGCGTCGCAGTTTTGGAGGGCGGTCAACCACTGGTGATCTCCAATTCTGAAGGTGGACGAACTACTCCAAGTATTGTGGGATTTGGCAAAAGTGGCGATCGCTTGGTTGGTCAATTGGCAAAGCGCCAAGCCGTAACCAATGCCGAAAACACAATTTACAGTATTAAACGATTCATCGGGCGGCGTTGGGAAGAGACTGATATAGAACGCGAACGTGTACCCTACAACTGTGTCAAAGGTCGAGACGATACCGTTGATGTCCAAATCCGCTCAAAAAATTATACGCCACAAGAACTATCCGCCATGATCCTGCAAAAGCTTAAGCAGGATGCGGAAAACTTCTTGGGTGAAGAAGTTACTCAAGCAGTGATCACCGTACCTGCATATTTTACAGATGCTCAAAGACAAGCCACTAAAGATGCAGGCACAATTGCAGGATTAGAAGTTCTGCGAATCATCAATGAACCAACAGCTGCGGCTTTAGCTTTCGGATTGGAAAAGCAAGACCAAGAGCAGCTAATTTTAGTATTCGACTTAGGAGGCGGTACTTTTGACGTATCGATCCTACAACTTGGGGATGGCGTTTTTGAAGTTAAGGCGACTTGTGGTAACAACCACTTAGGTGGAGACGACTTTGATAATGCGATCGTGCTTTGGCTGATGGAACGCTTTCAGCAAGACGAAAAAATCAATCTTTCCCAAGATAAGATGGCACTGCAACGCCTACGGGAAGCAGCAGAAAAGGCGAAAATTGAACTCTCCAGCATGGTTAATACCTCCATTAACCTGCCGTTTATCACATCTGATGAAACCGGCCCAAAGCATCTGGAAATGGAACTCAGTCGCTCTAAATTTGAAGAGCTTGCAGGACAATTAATTGAAGCGACCATCGAACCGATGATCCAAGCACTAAAAGATGCGGATCTCAAACCATCAGCCATAGATCGGATTATTTTAGTAGGTGGTTCTACCCGAATTCCCGCAGTCCAAAACGCGCTGATTAAGTTTTTCAATGGCAAAGCTCCCGATCGCTCTATCAACCCTGACGAAGCGGTAGCATTGGGAGCAGCTATCCAAGCAGGGGTGTTGGGTGGCGAAGTCGATAATCTCTTACTTTTGGATGTCACCCCCCTGTCTCTGGGAATTGAAACCTTGGGTGAAGTATTCACCAAAATTATCGAACGCAACACCACAATTCCTACTAGTAAGTCACAAATTTTTTCCACAGCAGTTGATGGGCAAACCTCGGTAGAAATTCACATTCTCCAAGGTGAACGGGCAATGTCACGGGATAACAAGAGTCTTGGCAAGTTTCTGCTAGCAGGAATTCCCCCATCGCCCCGTGGTGTGCCGCAAATTGAAGTATCTTTTGAAATTGATGTCAACGGCATCCTGAAGGTTTCTGCCCAAGACAAAGGCACAGGTAGAGAACAGAGTATCAGGATTACCAATACAGGTGGTTTGAGTACTAACGAAGTCGAACGGATGCGCCAAGAGGCCGAACTGTTTTCTGAAGAAGATAGAAGACGTAAAGAACTGGTTGAACTCAAAAACCAAGCAGATAATCTGTTGTTCAGTTACGAATCTACCATCAAGGATAATAGCAACTTTATCGGCGATCAGATGAAAACCTTGGCCAGTGAAAAAGTTTCACAACTCCAAGCTGCAATGATTGACTCCAGCATCTCCACCGTGGAATTTAAGCAGCGCTTAGACGACTTCCAACAAACACTGTTTGCAATTGGTGCTGATGTCTATAACCGAGCTAACAGCCAAGCAGATGAGATTGAGGAGGCTTCAGCTAGTCTCTTTACCCCAGAAGTAGACTCACCAATGAACGGTACACTAATCCCACAATTCAACTTTGATTTTGACGAAGAAAGTACCGCACAAGTTGATTATGAGGCGATAGATTAA
- the dnaJ gene encoding molecular chaperone DnaJ — MARDYYEILGVSRDTDKEELKQAYRRLARKYHPDVNKEPGAEDRFKEINRAYEVLSEPETRARYDRFGPEGVSGAGAGFQDVGDMGGFADIFESIFSGFAGGMGSPTQQRRRSGPARGDDLRLDLKLDFREAVFGGEKEIRISHLENCEVCSGSGAKPGTRPRTCSTCSGSGQVRRVTRTPFGSFTQVSTCPTCNGTGMVIEDKCDACDGKGANQVTKKLKITIPAGVDNGTRLRISSEGDAGQRGGPPGDLYVYLFVNEDEEFQRDGINILSEIKVSYLQAILGCRLEVDTVDGPVELIIPAGTQPNTVMKLENRGVPRLGNPVSRGDHMLNVLIDIPNKVTPEERELLEKLAKIKGDRTGEGGLGGFLGNLFK, encoded by the coding sequence ATGGCCCGCGACTATTATGAAATCCTGGGTGTCTCTCGTGACACCGACAAAGAAGAACTCAAGCAAGCTTATCGCCGTTTAGCCCGGAAGTATCACCCAGATGTGAACAAAGAGCCGGGGGCGGAGGATCGCTTTAAAGAAATTAACCGCGCTTATGAAGTACTCTCGGAACCAGAAACCCGCGCTCGTTACGATCGCTTTGGGCCAGAGGGTGTGTCAGGTGCTGGCGCTGGCTTCCAAGATGTCGGCGATATGGGTGGTTTTGCCGATATTTTTGAAAGCATTTTTAGTGGCTTTGCTGGCGGTATGGGTAGTCCCACGCAACAAAGACGGCGCAGTGGGCCTGCGAGGGGCGATGATCTGCGGCTAGACCTGAAGTTAGACTTTCGGGAAGCGGTATTTGGTGGCGAAAAAGAAATTCGTATTTCACATTTAGAAAATTGTGAAGTCTGTAGCGGTTCTGGTGCTAAACCTGGAACCCGCCCCCGGACTTGTTCGACTTGTAGCGGATCTGGTCAAGTCCGCCGTGTCACTAGAACACCCTTTGGCAGTTTCACCCAAGTCTCGACTTGTCCCACCTGTAATGGGACAGGGATGGTAATCGAAGACAAGTGTGATGCCTGTGATGGGAAGGGCGCAAATCAAGTCACCAAGAAACTCAAAATTACCATTCCAGCTGGGGTGGATAATGGTACTCGCTTGCGGATTTCTAGTGAAGGAGATGCCGGTCAACGTGGTGGTCCTCCTGGGGATTTGTACGTTTACTTGTTCGTAAATGAGGACGAAGAATTCCAACGGGATGGGATTAATATTCTTTCGGAAATCAAAGTTAGCTACCTACAAGCGATTTTAGGTTGTCGGTTAGAGGTAGACACGGTAGATGGCCCTGTAGAACTGATTATTCCAGCTGGAACTCAGCCAAATACGGTAATGAAGTTAGAAAATCGCGGCGTACCTCGCTTGGGTAATCCTGTCAGTCGTGGGGATCACATGCTGAACGTATTAATTGATATTCCCAACAAAGTAACCCCAGAGGAGAGGGAACTTTTGGAGAAGCTGGCTAAAATTAAGGGAGATCGTACTGGTGAAGGCGGTCTAGGAGGATTTTTGGGAAATTTATTTAAGTAA
- a CDS encoding sulfurtransferase TusA family protein, translating to MMPSSLLTPDAQLDLRGTPCPINFVRTKLRLEKMPLGGLLEVWLDPGEPIEQVPDSLTMAGYVVEQITDCTNYFSLLVRRPVAGQ from the coding sequence ATGATGCCCTCTTCTCTGTTAACTCCCGATGCTCAACTTGATTTACGTGGCACCCCTTGCCCAATTAATTTTGTCCGGACAAAACTGCGTCTGGAAAAAATGCCATTGGGAGGTTTGCTAGAAGTCTGGCTAGACCCAGGTGAGCCGATTGAGCAGGTTCCCGATAGCCTGACAATGGCAGGTTATGTGGTGGAACAAATTACAGACTGTACTAATTATTTTTCTCTGTTAGTGCGTCGTCCAGTTGCTGGCCAATGA
- the rsgA gene encoding small ribosomal subunit biogenesis GTPase RsgA produces MTGENFAETGQLLGTVLAVQANFYRVQLDQEQGEMREMGDQDSHLPYPPLLLCTRRTRLKKIGQQVMVGDRVVVEEPDWAGGRGAIADVLPRHSELDRPAIANVNQILLVFAVADPPLEPYQLSRFLIKAESTGLDVLLCLNKSDLISEPEQQKVSDRLLGWGYQPIFISVKDGINTDQAGRYLSNKITVIAGPSGVGKSSLINTLIDSAKLRVGEVSGKLARGRHTTRHIELFELPSGGLLADTPGFNQPDMDCVPEELIHYFPEARKRLAVASCRFSDCLHRDEPECVVRGDWERYEHYLEFLDAAIAHQTQLHQQADPESTMKLKSKGKGQSQYEPKLESKKYRRISRKTQLQDLQELYRDEE; encoded by the coding sequence ATGACAGGGGAAAATTTTGCTGAAACTGGACAGTTATTGGGTACGGTGCTTGCTGTACAGGCTAATTTTTACCGAGTACAGCTGGATCAAGAGCAGGGGGAGATGAGGGAGATGGGGGATCAAGATTCTCATCTTCCTTATCCCCCTCTCCTCCTCTGTACTCGCCGAACACGGCTGAAAAAAATCGGACAACAGGTGATGGTAGGCGATCGCGTTGTGGTTGAAGAGCCAGATTGGGCTGGAGGACGGGGAGCGATCGCTGATGTCTTACCCCGTCACAGCGAATTAGATCGTCCAGCGATCGCCAATGTCAACCAAATTTTATTGGTATTTGCCGTTGCCGATCCACCTTTGGAACCTTATCAACTGAGTCGGTTTCTAATTAAGGCTGAGTCTACTGGCTTGGATGTGCTTTTATGTTTGAATAAAAGTGATTTAATTTCAGAGCCAGAACAGCAAAAAGTTAGCGATCGCCTGCTCGGTTGGGGCTATCAACCAATATTTATTAGTGTCAAAGATGGTATAAATACTGACCAAGCAGGCAGATATTTAAGCAATAAAATTACCGTCATTGCTGGGCCTTCCGGCGTTGGTAAATCCAGCTTAATTAATACGTTAATTGACTCGGCAAAGTTGCGCGTAGGAGAAGTTTCTGGCAAACTAGCTCGTGGTCGTCATACCACTCGTCATATAGAATTATTTGAGTTGCCTAGCGGTGGTTTGCTTGCAGACACTCCCGGCTTTAATCAGCCGGATATGGATTGTGTACCAGAAGAATTAATCCATTATTTCCCAGAAGCAAGAAAGCGGTTAGCAGTTGCTAGCTGTCGGTTTAGTGATTGTCTGCATCGAGACGAGCCTGAGTGTGTGGTGCGGGGAGACTGGGAACGATATGAACATTATTTAGAATTTTTGGATGCTGCGATCGCTCATCAAACTCAGCTGCACCAACAAGCCGATCCTGAATCCACCATGAAGTTAAAAAGCAAAGGCAAAGGGCAGAGTCAATACGAACCCAAGCTAGAAAGTAAAAAATATCGCCGAATTTCCCGCAAGACTCAGTTACAGGACTTGCAGGAATTATATCGCGATGAAGAATAA
- a CDS encoding glycoside hydrolase family 57 protein — translation MSIGYVALVLHAHLPFVRHPESDYVLEEEWLYEAITETYIPLLKVFEGLKRDGIDFKITMSMTPPLVSMLRDPLLQERYEAHLAQLEELIALEAEHNVNNGHLRYLAEHYATEFSEARQLWERYDGDLVTAFKKFQDSNNLEIITCGATHGYLPLMKMYPEAVWAQIQVACEHYEQNFGQAPRGIWLPECAYYEGLDRMLADAGLRYFLTDGHGILYARPRPRFGTYAPIYTETGVAVFGRDHESSQQVWSSEVGYPGAAEYREFYKDLGWEAEYEYIKPYIMPNGQRKNTGIKYHKITGRGLGLSDKALYDPYWAKEKAAEHADNFMYNRERQTEHLYGIMQRPPIIVSPYDAELFGHWWYEGPWFIDYLFRKSWYDQKTYQMTHLADYLRDQPTQQVCRPSQSSWGFKGFHEYWLNETNAWIYPHLHKAAERMIEISHLEPEDELQWKALNQAARELLLAQSSDWAFIMRTGTMVPYAIRRTRSHLMRFNKLYEDVKVGKVDSGWLEKVELMDNIFPEINYRVYRPL, via the coding sequence ATGTCTATCGGCTACGTCGCGCTTGTACTCCACGCACATCTGCCCTTCGTTCGTCACCCGGAAAGTGACTACGTGCTGGAGGAAGAATGGCTCTATGAAGCCATCACAGAAACCTACATTCCATTATTGAAAGTATTTGAAGGCTTAAAGCGAGACGGTATCGACTTTAAAATCACGATGAGCATGACACCTCCTCTCGTGTCAATGCTCCGCGATCCTCTGCTTCAAGAACGTTATGAAGCACACTTAGCCCAACTAGAAGAACTTATAGCACTAGAAGCAGAACATAATGTCAACAACGGGCATCTTCGTTATTTAGCCGAACATTATGCTACTGAGTTTAGCGAAGCGCGTCAGCTATGGGAACGCTACGACGGTGACTTGGTGACAGCTTTTAAGAAGTTCCAAGACAGTAACAACCTGGAAATCATCACTTGTGGCGCTACTCACGGCTATTTGCCGTTGATGAAAATGTATCCAGAGGCGGTGTGGGCGCAAATCCAGGTAGCCTGCGAGCATTACGAGCAAAACTTTGGACAAGCACCCAGAGGAATTTGGTTGCCGGAATGTGCCTACTATGAAGGTTTAGACCGGATGCTAGCCGATGCTGGGTTACGCTACTTCCTCACAGATGGGCATGGCATCCTTTACGCCCGTCCCCGTCCGCGCTTTGGGACTTATGCCCCAATTTATACAGAAACTGGTGTTGCTGTCTTTGGTCGAGATCATGAATCCTCGCAACAGGTATGGTCTTCTGAAGTGGGCTATCCTGGGGCGGCGGAATATCGAGAATTTTACAAAGATTTGGGCTGGGAAGCAGAATATGAGTACATCAAGCCCTACATTATGCCCAATGGCCAACGGAAAAATACGGGCATTAAGTATCACAAAATTACAGGGCGTGGCTTAGGGCTATCAGATAAGGCACTCTACGATCCTTATTGGGCTAAAGAAAAGGCAGCAGAACATGCTGATAATTTTATGTATAACCGAGAGCGGCAAACTGAGCATCTCTATGGTATAATGCAACGCCCGCCAATTATCGTTTCGCCTTATGACGCAGAGTTATTTGGACATTGGTGGTATGAAGGCCCCTGGTTCATCGATTACCTATTCCGCAAGTCGTGGTATGACCAAAAAACATATCAAATGACCCATTTAGCAGACTATTTGCGAGATCAGCCAACGCAGCAAGTCTGTCGTCCTTCACAGTCGAGTTGGGGTTTCAAGGGTTTCCACGAATATTGGTTGAACGAAACAAATGCGTGGATTTATCCACATTTGCACAAAGCTGCTGAAAGGATGATTGAAATCTCGCACCTGGAACCAGAGGATGAATTGCAGTGGAAAGCGCTTAACCAAGCGGCGCGGGAACTGCTATTAGCACAATCTTCTGACTGGGCATTTATTATGCGGACGGGAACAATGGTACCCTATGCAATTAGACGGACGCGATCGCACCTGATGCGCTTCAATAAGCTTTATGAAGATGTGAAAGTTGGCAAAGTTGACAGTGGTTGGTTGGAAAAAGTCGAGTTAATGGATAATATCTTCCCCGAAATCAACTATCGCGTCTACCGTCCGCTATAG